The following coding sequences are from one Nonlabens arenilitoris window:
- a CDS encoding TRAP transporter substrate-binding protein, with protein sequence MKIKHIIFLFLAAILSNSCAEIQSTKTLRLAHSVDTQHPVHNGMVVLGESLERISEGKLKVQIYPNGQLGGERESIELLQIGSLDIAKVSAGVLENFIPEYKVFSIPYLFRDKNHMHDIYDGKVGKGILSQGNKFNLEGLTFYDAGSRSFYTKSTPINSPDDIKDMKIRVMKSNMAIAMINDLGGAPTPISYGELYTALQQGVVSGAENNIPSYFTSKHYEVCKFLSLDEHTSVPDVLVIGTETLKRLSDQEKKWLNQAVEESKIAQRKLWEQSEKECLEKAVESGVQVFYPDKKPFQDATVELVNEFKKDPLLGALIQSIQNN encoded by the coding sequence ATGAAAATTAAACATATCATATTTTTATTTCTAGCAGCTATCCTTAGTAATAGCTGTGCTGAAATTCAATCAACAAAAACCTTAAGACTTGCACATAGTGTAGACACACAACATCCTGTACATAACGGAATGGTAGTGCTAGGTGAAAGCTTAGAAAGAATATCTGAAGGAAAGTTAAAGGTACAAATATATCCTAATGGCCAACTAGGTGGTGAGCGAGAGAGTATCGAGTTATTACAAATAGGTAGTCTAGATATAGCAAAAGTAAGTGCTGGAGTTCTTGAAAACTTTATACCAGAATATAAGGTATTCAGTATTCCATATCTATTTAGAGATAAGAATCATATGCATGATATATACGATGGTAAAGTAGGTAAAGGGATCTTATCTCAAGGTAATAAGTTTAATCTAGAAGGATTAACTTTTTATGATGCTGGTAGCCGTAGTTTTTATACAAAATCGACACCTATTAACTCACCAGATGATATTAAAGACATGAAGATACGTGTAATGAAAAGTAATATGGCTATTGCTATGATTAACGATTTAGGTGGTGCTCCTACTCCTATTTCTTATGGAGAATTATATACAGCATTACAGCAAGGCGTGGTAAGCGGTGCCGAAAATAATATACCAAGTTACTTCACATCTAAACACTATGAGGTTTGTAAATTTCTAAGTCTTGACGAGCATACTTCTGTACCTGACGTGTTAGTTATAGGAACAGAAACATTAAAACGATTGAGCGATCAAGAAAAAAAATGGTTGAATCAAGCTGTTGAAGAATCTAAAATTGCACAACGTAAATTATGGGAACAATCTGAAAAAGAATGTTTGGAAAAAGCAGTAGAAAGCGGCGTTCAAGTGTTTTATCCTGATAAGAAACCATTTCAAGATGCTACTGTTGAACTAGTCAACGAGTTTAAAAAAGATCCATTACTAGGTGCATTAATCCAATCGATTCAAAACAATTAA
- a CDS encoding TRAP transporter small permease produces MRKTIDSILGKLCLLLLTIMLFAVVWQVIARFILQSPSTITDEISSYSLIWVGLLGAAYATGQHLHLAIDLIPEKLVEKNTRLFDGFVHLCVFSFGFFVMIIGGWRLCQLSFQFEQKSASLGIPLGFVYLVVPLAGILICYFSIDTFFKKVISSKA; encoded by the coding sequence ATGAGAAAGACGATAGATTCTATTTTAGGCAAATTATGCCTTTTACTACTCACTATAATGCTATTTGCTGTGGTATGGCAAGTAATAGCTCGTTTTATATTACAGTCTCCTAGTACAATAACTGATGAAATTTCTAGCTACTCACTCATTTGGGTAGGGTTATTAGGTGCTGCATATGCCACTGGTCAACATTTACATCTAGCCATTGACCTTATACCTGAAAAGCTAGTTGAAAAAAACACCAGACTTTTTGACGGCTTTGTTCACTTATGCGTTTTTTCTTTTGGATTTTTTGTTATGATTATAGGTGGCTGGAGATTATGCCAACTTAGTTTTCAATTTGAACAAAAGTCAGCTTCACTAGGTATACCGCTAGGATTTGTCTATTTAGTCGTTCCACTAGCCGGCATATTGATTTGCTATTTCAGTATCGACACATTTTTTAAAAAAGTAATCTCTTCTAAAGCTTAA
- a CDS encoding TRAP transporter large permease, translated as MNYIEILILVLSFLVFLSLRVPIAYAIGLAGFITLVYSMPFLPSVTTMAQRMATSLDSFTLSAIPFFILAGQIMNRGGIAVRLINFAKAIVGPLPGGLAFVNIISCMLFGAISGSAVAAASAIGGFMNPMMEKDGYSKPFSAAVNITSATTGLIIPPSNVLIVYSLASGGVSIAALFIAGYVPGLLLGLALMIVAAIYSIIKKYPTDKLVSVKVFIKRFFDALPSLMLLVVVIGGIVGGIFTATEASGVAVIYTLVLGFVYKEIKLKDLSPILLETIKTSSIVLLLIATSIAMSWVMSYENIPQEISDALLGISDNPIIILILINLILLFVGIFMDMTPAVLIFTPIFLPIVTAMGMDPIHFGVIMIMNLCIGLCTPPVGSVLFVGCSVADLKIQKVIRPMLPLFVAMIAVLVMVTYFEDITLWLPRAFDLMD; from the coding sequence ATGAATTATATAGAAATTTTAATACTAGTATTGAGCTTTTTAGTGTTTTTATCATTGCGTGTACCTATTGCCTATGCTATAGGTCTTGCCGGTTTTATTACACTGGTTTATTCCATGCCATTTCTTCCATCGGTGACCACAATGGCGCAACGTATGGCGACATCATTAGATAGTTTTACCTTAAGTGCTATACCTTTCTTTATTCTTGCTGGTCAGATTATGAATCGTGGTGGTATCGCTGTACGACTTATCAATTTTGCCAAGGCTATCGTAGGTCCATTACCTGGTGGTCTTGCCTTTGTAAATATTATTTCTTGCATGCTTTTTGGAGCGATATCAGGTAGTGCTGTGGCTGCTGCAAGCGCCATAGGTGGATTTATGAATCCTATGATGGAAAAAGATGGATATAGTAAACCATTTAGTGCTGCCGTAAATATCACAAGTGCAACGACTGGTTTAATAATCCCACCTAGTAATGTATTAATTGTTTATTCTCTTGCTAGTGGTGGAGTTTCTATCGCTGCCTTATTTATCGCAGGATATGTTCCAGGTTTACTATTAGGTCTAGCTTTAATGATTGTTGCAGCTATTTATTCTATCATCAAAAAATATCCAACTGATAAGCTGGTAAGTGTAAAAGTGTTTATAAAAAGATTTTTTGATGCGCTACCTAGTTTAATGCTACTTGTTGTAGTCATAGGTGGTATTGTAGGTGGAATATTTACCGCGACTGAAGCTAGTGGAGTTGCTGTAATATATACGCTTGTACTAGGTTTTGTTTATAAAGAGATCAAGTTAAAGGACTTATCACCTATTCTACTAGAAACCATTAAAACTAGCTCAATTGTACTATTATTAATTGCTACTTCTATAGCCATGAGTTGGGTAATGTCCTATGAAAACATTCCACAAGAAATAAGTGATGCACTTTTAGGAATTAGTGATAATCCTATCATCATCTTAATATTAATCAATCTTATTTTATTATTTGTAGGGATTTTTATGGACATGACGCCTGCGGTACTCATCTTCACTCCTATTTTCTTACCTATCGTAACAGCAATGGGAATGGATCCTATCCACTTTGGAGTTATTATGATTATGAACCTGTGTATAGGACTATGTACGCCACCTGTAGGATCTGTACTCTTTGTAGGTTGCAGTGTTGCAGATCTCAAAATACAGAAAGTCATACGTCCTATGCTACCATTATTTGTAGCGATGATTGCTGTTCTAGTTATGGTTACTTATTTTGAAGATATTACCTTATGGTTACCTAGAGCATTTGATTTAATGGACTAG
- the uxaC gene encoding glucuronate isomerase gives MSAFIHDDFLLQSDFAKRLYHNFAKELPIIDYHNHLSPKDIATNRQYENCTQVWLAGDHYKWRAMRALGINEKYITGNATDEEKFHKWASAVPYTVRNPLYHWSHLELQRYFGIADLLTESNAAAVYQKTNELLQQSSHSTIGLLQQQNVELLCTTDDPIDSLEYHNSIKSQTLSPKVLPTFRPDKAFGVVDAVSYNAYLSKLEEVTGNNIDDYDALLVALENRVDYFHQNGCRLADYGLEQIYHSTTADFNLDSLFQNVRNGKQLSVAQVQYFAGKVMLELSKMYHKRKWTQQFHVGAIRNNNKRLLSQLGPDTGFDSIGDFSHAVSISGYLNELDSTDQLAKTIIYNLNPADNEMIATMVGNFNDGTIRGKVQYGAAWWFLDQKDGMEKQLNTISSLGVLSTFVGMLTDSRSLLSFPRHEYFRRILCNLLGNDVVHGELPADEQWLGKIVSDICYHNAVNYFEFDN, from the coding sequence ATGAGCGCCTTTATTCATGATGATTTTTTATTGCAAAGTGATTTTGCAAAACGTCTCTATCACAACTTTGCAAAAGAATTACCTATTATAGATTATCACAATCATTTGTCTCCTAAAGATATTGCCACTAATCGGCAATATGAGAACTGTACCCAAGTATGGCTGGCTGGCGACCATTATAAATGGCGTGCTATGCGAGCACTAGGGATTAATGAAAAGTACATTACTGGAAACGCTACAGATGAAGAAAAGTTTCATAAATGGGCTAGTGCAGTTCCTTATACGGTTAGAAATCCTTTGTACCACTGGTCACATTTAGAATTGCAACGTTATTTTGGAATTGCAGATTTATTAACAGAAAGTAACGCCGCAGCCGTTTATCAAAAAACAAATGAATTACTACAACAGTCATCTCATAGTACAATAGGCTTATTACAGCAGCAAAATGTAGAGTTATTGTGCACTACTGATGACCCTATCGATAGTCTAGAATATCACAACAGTATTAAATCTCAAACATTATCACCTAAAGTCCTACCTACATTTAGACCAGATAAGGCTTTTGGGGTAGTTGATGCTGTCAGTTATAATGCTTATCTAAGTAAATTAGAAGAAGTAACTGGTAACAATATTGATGATTATGATGCACTATTAGTCGCACTAGAAAACCGCGTAGACTATTTTCACCAGAATGGTTGCCGTCTCGCAGATTATGGATTGGAACAAATTTACCACAGCACAACTGCAGATTTTAATCTGGATTCTTTGTTTCAAAATGTTAGAAACGGCAAGCAATTATCTGTTGCACAAGTACAATACTTTGCAGGTAAAGTGATGCTAGAATTAAGTAAAATGTACCACAAACGTAAATGGACGCAACAGTTTCATGTAGGTGCAATTAGAAACAATAATAAAAGATTGTTATCGCAATTAGGTCCTGACACTGGTTTTGACTCTATAGGTGATTTTTCTCATGCGGTGTCTATAAGTGGTTATTTGAACGAACTGGATAGTACTGATCAACTGGCAAAAACCATAATCTACAATCTCAATCCTGCAGACAATGAAATGATTGCAACTATGGTCGGTAATTTTAATGATGGTACGATACGAGGTAAGGTGCAATATGGTGCAGCGTGGTGGTTTTTAGATCAAAAAGATGGCATGGAAAAACAGCTCAATACAATTTCTAGTCTTGGTGTTTTAAGCACTTTTGTAGGTATGTTGACAGACTCACGTAGCCTTTTAAGTTTTCCACGTCATGAGTATTTTCGTCGCATCTTGTGCAATTTATTAGGCAATGATGTTGTCCATGGAGAACTTCCCGCAGATGAGCAGTGGCTAGGGAAAATTGTAAGTGATATATGCTATCACAATGCTGTGAATTACTTTGAGTTTGATAATTAG
- a CDS encoding polysaccharide lyase family 7 protein yields the protein MKKIALLILAMILITSCNSEEETPERIEIVVPNEPDPAASSFDFSNWKVTVPFDNNNDGSPDEFSPSQINDGGYRNISALDGFMYDDEDGNGIIFYTQFDPNGATTANSSYPRTELRELINPSNSRYNWSLSDGGILKVRMQVLEASDNTGTGSLTKDRFIMAQIHGIIKPSDLARLNLSSDSAPPLLKLQWRDGNLFAYKKTLEDDSLSGDNIITRDSNVWGDISHNFGLVGYDPFDLEIRASTGRLEVIVNGQSHVFQDISLAKWPFDNYFKAGNYIQTTDPAGYSKVKLYSIEVSH from the coding sequence ATGAAAAAAATTGCATTATTAATACTTGCTATGATACTTATTACCTCATGTAATAGCGAGGAAGAAACACCAGAACGCATTGAAATTGTTGTGCCTAATGAGCCAGATCCAGCAGCTTCAAGTTTTGATTTTTCTAATTGGAAAGTGACAGTGCCATTTGATAATAATAATGATGGTAGTCCAGATGAATTTTCTCCATCTCAAATTAACGATGGCGGTTATCGCAACATAAGTGCATTAGATGGTTTTATGTATGATGATGAAGATGGTAACGGAATCATTTTTTATACGCAATTTGACCCTAATGGTGCTACCACCGCAAATAGCTCTTATCCACGTACAGAATTAAGAGAATTGATTAATCCATCTAATTCTAGATATAACTGGAGTTTAAGTGATGGTGGAATTTTAAAAGTACGCATGCAGGTACTGGAAGCGTCTGATAATACAGGAACTGGCAGTCTAACCAAAGACCGTTTTATTATGGCGCAAATTCATGGAATTATAAAACCGTCAGACCTTGCTAGATTGAACTTATCAAGTGATTCTGCTCCGCCATTATTGAAATTGCAGTGGCGCGATGGAAATCTATTTGCTTATAAAAAAACGCTAGAAGATGATAGCTTATCGGGAGATAATATCATCACAAGAGACAGTAATGTTTGGGGAGATATATCTCATAATTTTGGACTGGTAGGTTATGACCCTTTTGATTTAGAAATTAGAGCCTCGACAGGACGTCTAGAGGTCATTGTAAATGGTCAATCACACGTATTTCAAGATATAAGTTTAGCAAAATGGCCTTTTGATAATTATTTTAAAGCAGGTAACTATATACAAACGACAGATCCAGCTGGATATTCAAAGGTAAAATTGTACAGTATAGAAGTATCCCATTAA
- a CDS encoding fibronectin type III: protein MKQIFILIAALSMLFKQDRAVDVVTQLQADRSKKTYELINSVLSPGHNVVEVSDCSHPSFGDHITQQYDDSLEKDVFVFHAHVEKDTDRCKKFDRSRTEIKTYGKSPEQVLGTSGETHIYTWLFKLDKNFQASSGFTHIHQIKAVGGPEDKMPTLTYTLRDKNDKKSFDIRFSKFLTQESIASTDLEPFLGEWIMVKEIITYGEEGKLEVTLSRKRDQKELLSYTGNLRMWKTKAQFLRPKWGIYRSLKHAGQLRDEQVLFADFEITQL from the coding sequence ATGAAGCAAATATTTATATTAATAGCAGCCTTATCCATGCTTTTTAAGCAAGATAGGGCTGTTGATGTAGTAACACAATTACAAGCTGATCGTTCAAAAAAGACTTATGAACTCATTAATAGTGTGTTGTCTCCTGGACATAATGTAGTTGAAGTTAGTGATTGCAGTCATCCCAGTTTTGGGGACCACATTACTCAACAGTATGATGATTCTCTAGAGAAAGATGTGTTTGTTTTTCATGCTCATGTTGAAAAGGATACAGATCGATGTAAGAAATTTGATCGCTCGCGTACTGAAATTAAGACTTATGGAAAATCTCCAGAACAGGTTCTAGGAACTTCAGGAGAAACGCATATTTACACCTGGTTATTTAAGTTAGATAAAAATTTTCAAGCATCATCTGGATTTACTCATATACATCAAATTAAGGCCGTCGGTGGACCAGAAGATAAGATGCCTACACTGACATACACTCTGAGAGATAAGAACGATAAAAAGAGTTTTGATATCCGATTTTCTAAATTTCTAACTCAAGAGTCTATTGCAAGTACTGATTTAGAACCTTTCTTAGGTGAATGGATTATGGTTAAGGAAATTATTACTTATGGAGAAGAAGGGAAGCTAGAAGTTACGCTTTCGCGAAAGCGAGATCAAAAAGAACTCTTATCTTATACAGGAAATTTAAGAATGTGGAAGACAAAAGCGCAGTTCTTAAGACCCAAATGGGGAATTTATCGCAGTTTAAAACACGCTGGTCAATTGAGAGATGAGCAAGTACTTTTTGCAGATTTTGAAATAACGCAGTTGTAG
- a CDS encoding lamin tail domain-containing protein, with the protein MKTKLPLIAMFLGMVAFAQNPGDIIVSEIMIDPNGTEREQEWFEVYNTTSTAIDMNGWIINDESSSGRAHVITSAVPVMVPANGYAVLVANDDPLLNGGITNSIYEYGYDSPIGGPATPGVGTNFPTWNNESTYANGSTNDDGIRLETASGTVIDQILYGFGYAGLNAWPAMGAASDVSYQLDAATLDSASNDVAANWLPSTAIYGTDMMVGTPGTANSNSGGTPALGAGDIVITELMIDPNGSEDEREYFEVYNTTAASIDLMGWTIVDASSSGRAHEIILSTVVPANSYAVLAASGDATLNGGIPAVAYEYGFDSPPGGTATPGVGSNFPRFNNESSFDDGTPNDNEIDGIALVSASGTEIDRVEYDYGYGTMPIGFPMMAFSGGGSIESNTFDVNANDLATAWTAATATFGTASQLGTPGTQNTLSVSSDNLGAVKLYPNPATNFLSIELEDENWTSLTIYSLTGQQLISIKEYTSRVDVSNLNTGTYFVKINAHQGSETIQFLVK; encoded by the coding sequence ATGAAAACAAAATTACCTCTAATAGCAATGTTTCTAGGAATGGTTGCATTTGCTCAAAATCCAGGAGATATTATAGTTTCCGAGATTATGATAGACCCTAATGGTACTGAAAGAGAACAAGAATGGTTTGAAGTCTATAACACAACTAGTACAGCAATTGATATGAATGGATGGATTATCAATGATGAGTCTAGTAGTGGTCGTGCGCATGTTATCACATCTGCGGTGCCAGTTATGGTTCCAGCAAATGGATATGCTGTACTAGTAGCAAATGATGATCCTTTATTAAATGGTGGTATAACTAACTCTATTTATGAGTACGGTTATGATAGTCCTATAGGTGGACCAGCAACTCCTGGAGTAGGAACTAACTTTCCTACATGGAATAATGAAAGTACCTATGCTAATGGTTCCACTAATGATGATGGAATTCGTCTAGAAACCGCATCAGGAACTGTTATCGATCAGATTCTTTATGGATTTGGATATGCTGGGTTAAATGCTTGGCCAGCGATGGGAGCGGCTAGTGATGTTTCTTATCAATTAGATGCTGCAACATTAGACAGTGCATCAAATGATGTTGCCGCAAACTGGTTGCCTAGTACTGCAATATATGGTACTGACATGATGGTAGGTACACCAGGTACTGCAAATAGTAATTCTGGTGGTACACCAGCATTAGGAGCAGGAGATATAGTGATCACTGAATTAATGATAGATCCTAACGGTTCTGAAGATGAAAGGGAATATTTTGAAGTTTATAATACAACCGCGGCTTCTATAGATTTAATGGGATGGACTATTGTGGATGCTTCTTCAAGCGGTCGTGCACATGAAATCATTTTAAGTACTGTTGTTCCTGCAAATAGTTATGCAGTTCTTGCTGCTAGTGGTGATGCTACCCTTAATGGAGGAATTCCAGCAGTCGCTTATGAATATGGGTTTGATTCTCCTCCTGGTGGTACAGCAACACCTGGTGTAGGTTCTAACTTCCCTAGATTTAATAATGAATCCTCTTTTGATGATGGAACACCTAATGATAATGAAATAGATGGGATCGCTTTAGTAAGTGCTAGTGGAACTGAAATCGACAGAGTAGAGTATGATTATGGCTATGGTACAATGCCTATAGGTTTTCCTATGATGGCATTCTCTGGTGGTGGTAGTATAGAGTCTAATACTTTTGATGTAAATGCAAATGACCTTGCAACCGCATGGACTGCAGCTACAGCAACTTTTGGTACAGCTAGTCAATTAGGGACACCTGGAACACAAAACACACTTTCAGTTTCTAGTGATAATCTTGGTGCGGTTAAATTATATCCTAATCCAGCAACTAATTTCTTATCGATAGAGTTAGAAGATGAAAACTGGACCTCATTAACGATTTATAGCTTAACAGGTCAACAATTGATATCAATTAAAGAATATACATCTAGAGTAGATGTAAGTAATCTTAATACTGGTACATATTTTGTAAAAATTAATGCACATCAAGGTTCTGAAACCATCCAGTTCCTAGTGAAGTAA
- a CDS encoding IPT/TIG domain-containing protein, producing the protein MKNLYKILTVLSVMAVILIACDADVEIDQTVAEIKAEQPTITGFSPGTAAVNSLVDIDGTFLNFSTEAYIGEVEATITSRITGQRLQIQVPNNAVSGVIKVVTEQGKEAVSQQSLTVTYPIPTVTTALPATADVNSIINIIGTDLVGVTGVNFGGTAGTIEFQEEQALVVRVPNNVGFVDVVLTYLTASGEASIVAATNFEVILPQPTIGGFPAVLTRDNEVIVTGQDMNLITDGDVDGTPITINSQSPTEIRFDVPSSVVTGYVDVNLNFQGGGTITESGLPYINGQFEQLYEFDSDPSSVFVVDFSKDPNAVASINGNVAPPPFPGNDYYALEMNTSTSSTVARAKVHQTSTSPTVANILDSGNYGDNPVLHFWMNTENTDMAFKIYIGGTSSSNRRSLQGSNANTGGNWKLHAVRLNGFIPGQTNINNVLELRITPGSSSATVPAYFNFDWFIVTDRVLTEFGAVDVTDDFNPAG; encoded by the coding sequence ATGAAAAATTTGTATAAAATATTGACAGTTTTATCTGTTATGGCTGTAATACTAATAGCCTGTGATGCAGATGTAGAAATCGATCAGACTGTTGCAGAAATTAAAGCTGAACAGCCTACTATAACTGGCTTTTCGCCAGGGACAGCTGCCGTCAACTCATTAGTAGATATTGATGGTACGTTTTTAAATTTTTCAACAGAAGCATATATAGGTGAAGTTGAAGCAACAATTACATCTCGTATAACAGGTCAACGTTTACAAATTCAGGTCCCTAACAATGCTGTTTCTGGTGTTATAAAGGTGGTCACTGAGCAAGGTAAAGAAGCAGTAAGTCAACAATCTCTTACTGTAACTTATCCTATACCTACAGTAACTACAGCATTACCTGCAACTGCTGATGTCAATTCAATAATTAATATTATAGGAACTGATCTTGTTGGTGTGACAGGTGTAAACTTCGGTGGCACCGCTGGAACTATAGAGTTTCAAGAAGAACAAGCTTTAGTCGTTAGAGTACCTAATAATGTAGGTTTTGTTGATGTCGTTTTAACCTACTTAACAGCGTCTGGTGAAGCTTCAATAGTAGCTGCTACTAATTTTGAGGTTATTTTACCACAACCTACTATTGGTGGTTTTCCAGCAGTATTAACTCGTGATAATGAGGTGATTGTTACAGGACAAGATATGAACCTAATTACGGATGGTGATGTAGACGGAACACCTATTACAATTAATAGTCAGTCACCAACAGAAATTAGATTTGACGTGCCATCATCTGTGGTTACTGGCTATGTTGATGTAAATCTTAATTTTCAAGGTGGAGGAACAATAACAGAATCTGGTTTGCCTTATATCAATGGACAGTTTGAACAACTATATGAATTTGATTCAGATCCTAGTTCTGTATTTGTAGTTGATTTCAGTAAAGATCCTAATGCTGTGGCATCAATAAATGGTAATGTAGCTCCACCACCTTTCCCAGGTAATGATTACTACGCTTTAGAAATGAATACGTCAACTAGTTCAACTGTAGCTCGTGCAAAAGTTCATCAAACGTCAACAAGTCCTACTGTAGCAAATATTTTAGATTCAGGTAATTATGGTGATAATCCGGTTTTACATTTCTGGATGAATACAGAAAATACAGATATGGCATTTAAGATATATATAGGTGGTACCAGTTCTTCAAACAGAAGAAGTTTACAAGGATCAAATGCAAACACTGGTGGTAATTGGAAACTACACGCAGTGAGACTTAATGGATTCATTCCTGGTCAAACAAATATTAATAATGTACTGGAATTAAGAATTACACCAGGTAGTAGTAGTGCTACAGTACCTGCATACTTCAATTTTGACTGGTTTATAGTTACAGATCGTGTGTTAACTGAATTTGGTGCCGTAGATGTGACTGACGATTTTAATCCTGCGGGATAG